The DNA sequence AAGACGATGCGCGTCAAAGTTTTAGTGGGGGAAAAAAGGCTTTGAAACGGTCCTCATCTGTGCCGAACAGCAGCGTTGACTGCACTCTTGCTGAAAGCAGCTCCAGCTGTGCAGcacgagagaaagagagcgagagaaaatgACGGAGACGTGTGAAGTACAAGTGCAGAAAAGCAGTGTCTATTTCGTGCAgaacttgaacaaactacaacaggtaaagctgtcagCTGTGTGGAGATTAACAGTTCTCGTTTATAATTTATACTAATAAGGCTTCTTGTTATCAGGATCTATAGTCTATATGCTGTGTTTGTTAAAGCATGACAGCATTTATGATGCTTTGATGAGGAGCCTAACCTACACTCAGTGGCCAAGTGATGCTGAAGTATTTATGGTTTGCGATATCGGTGCATTAAACAATTCTTTGTGACTGAATATAGTTCTCAAGTTGGAAAGGACTTAAGTTCCCAGGACATCATCTAGATTGATTAGAAGGCTGATGTTGTAAAAGGAGGggagataaaaacacaaaaatatgatttgaaaTGTAAAGGTGTTTTAAACcaagaaaaaatatgaatataatgccTTTATTCTATggcacttaaaaaaattaagtagcgcctttattttgtttcttataggAACCCTGATGGCTTTTTTTGGTCTGGAGCCCTGCTAACAATATCTGACGAAAAAAGTGGAATcaattcatattaatttatatattatatattactttttatttaatgaaaataaattatataatttatttatatttttataaattatataatttattttaattttttaataaaaaattatatgtatttaatataagtgatttagttacattattttttttatatttaatcaaaagaaatgactttttatttgtaaaaaaaaaaaaaattataaatgtagttaATATAAGTGATTTAGtttagggttgtgccgatagacgatagtatcatgtatcgacgatagtcagaagcagatttctctgttgataatctcctattaatgtattagattataataataacttacagacggtttcatcgggtgcacgcgcctggacctaagttaacttccggtctgttggctgcagtgccttgccttctacaaacgcagttaaagtcaaggtgatgatagactgaagttgggctcagtgGTTGTGCTGCAGGGTGTGTTTCTcatacgtttatttatttttggagacttgCCACAATTTTaaatcgattttcaaaaaggcttcattgaataaacatgagtaaggtTACTgctcttttattaataataattccttacatttatgtttaaatatcaaagcgaggcacatgtgtttttatatcgctgtatttctgaaagaagacgtgcatgttatatgcctgatagcagcgtgtgagcgtagctctgcttcgtttacagctgttactggggaaacctctatttctcgcgctttatgtctatgctcctgttggcaaagaatgaatttgcatattcattaagtcCGTCTGATCCaagcagcaaacattttgtttatcaaaaaatatctactctagagggacttggctgttgttattgattctatttggattctaccggaagttaagttaggtccacaatacgggcacgcgcagtaacgtttgtttatgttgttgccgttgaaaccgtctattatttagatttttttaggtggcctattataattcggctGTCAAACTGCTCCGCTGTTTCCCTTTAGCaccacatttctcacacacacactgcacaggaGGATTAGAGCTTGTAGTACATGAAGTAGTAACGCTTTGAGTCAAACAAcacgttaaatccatgaaatgaaagagatagaaaatgAGGAGTTGATGAGTAAATGTGGAAATgaggtgtcccacacatttaatgacCGATACACGGCAAACACGTTCTTCtcaaacatgagagattaactctttcttggcattacaaataaagacaaaataataactatGCGGTAGAGCGAAcatatcatccatagtggttctcacgtagtccttctcttaaagactgatcacttataACACTTATTATGCGGTGATGATGTAGAATGACTATGTTAGAAGAACCACTGtggataagttcgctctgccgcaTTATTATATTCATGCACActgcactataatgtgatgcatgcaaaatacagagttttggctgttacaaagtctccatccacaaacagacgtacatcatattttattacacttaaacaagtaatctgaacagcCTATACGTGTGCAATATATTAAACGTTACCTCACTAACGGAGTTTAATGCAACAGTTATGTTGTATGACTGATACAttagttcaattcaactttactccaaatatatgaactcacctgttttgaatacttttatatttaacgtgttcgaTTATGTCCagtattagtgttaaactgttggactttaaaaGAAATCTACTATCGATATTCAGCGTtaactgattttgcagaacatttagactaaCTTCTGTGCACAGATGcggcagatttgtcacaggaTGCACGATATGACCGTTGTGTCCGACTATATATGAACAAGCTGATGTAacgtatgtttgaaagtatattttttcgattattggtgattccataggctctctctcgtgtacctgtatgttttaaaacaccaaatggttctgctatgacaagaacaaagagtctctctcttgctccactcatgcacgataatatcgtgtatcgtcgatctcacaggttgacgatatgacgatttgaaaaattaccatatcgcccaacactaatttagttaattatttagggttattaaggtgtttttttttttttgaaggataaTTTTtaagcaagcatgcattaaactgatcaaaagtgacagcaactACATTTCACAAGATTTTGGtttcaaatgaattatttaagttgcaatatttaaaattagtttctgtatttttgatctaacAAGTGCAGCCTTGATCTTGAGCAGACGCGTCtaacctcttcctcttcctccagcGTTGACCAGCACAGTGGCATCGGTGTGTAACCCCGCAGACGTCAGCTGTCTGGACTCCTACAGCTTCTCCTCGCTGGACGGGCTTCACCGCGGTCCCCTGAGCCACGAAGAGCCGCTCAACTACTCCAGCAACAGAGACGGAGACTGCCTCAACCTGATGGAGACGGGCTTCTACCACTCGGAGCTCGGGCAGATCAGTGTGTGCGGCGAGGACTGCGAACGCCCCCCGGCCAAGCGGATGAAGATGGGCCTGTCGGAGCCGTTCTTAAACGACAGCAGGAACATGAGCGTGGATTTCGAGGGCCGCACGCACCACATCACAAGTGCCAAAATGGCAGTTTCGGTCAGTGACTTCAGCGAGGCGGGCAGCTACATGGGAGCACACACACTACATCAGCACACGGCGCTGCAGTCGGAGTAACACTTCGTGCTTCATGCAATCCAATATATTCCTTCAGTTTCCTgattatatatacatgtgtgtatatatgtacagattgatctttttttttttactatgacaTCAGTGATGTCTAATTGTACAGACCTAAATCTTGATTTCTCAAGAGCTAATACAGCCATTTATTTTCCAGTCTTGAATTTTTGGAAGTGTCATAAGCGTGTGTGCGTCCGAatactgtggaaaacatgaactGGCGTACGTCGGCCGACTGCAAGGAGGTTTTCTAAGCCATCATCTTGACGACATGAGCTCGGCCTCTCTGTGTTTCCCATCAAGTGTTTACAGCTCTGCCTTCGTCTGGATGGCGTCTAGGACCACTTCTTAATTTGGGTTTTTTTTGCACCATGGAAAGTTCAGCCTTGGGAGGTTTTCTGCTATTTCGAAATGACTGCAAAAACAAACCTACGAACAATTGAAAGTGGAATAGGCCCTAAATACAGTAGAGGTATTAGTGTGTGTAATTGATCTACTTTTGCGCATATTTATTAGTGTTTCTCTTGCTTTAGCAGTCTGCGTTTTGCATATTTATTGCAATGAAGACCATTGGACTGCATTACAGTCAAAATCTTTGGTTTCCCAAAGTGGTTTTGAAATACtggcacatgcatttttttttgtttttcaatctgTTTTGATATTTAGAGATCACTATTTATTGAAAAACCTTTTTTGCAGGGATTTCTCATCATGGGAACCGAACCCAAACCCGCAGTTTTACCCGTCTGCTCCCTTCAGTAACTTAATTATGCAACGTTGTAAATGACTCCTCGTCGTCATCGTTTGTGTTCGTTTGCGTTCCAAGTCCTTGATGAAGGCCTGCAAGCACTGACCCGACGTTTATCTATGCATCAAGAATCGCTTACAGATGAAACGGATCATTTCGGAccttgtttgcttgttttatttaacaCGCTCTCGTATGGcaataatttgtaaatatgtaGATATCACAtaccttccttttttttttttacttgcttttgagTCTGCGTGTGCCACAAGAATGCCTTCTCGACTTACTTTAACCGTTCGTTTGATGCTTTTCCTCAAAAGAGATTTGCTTAAGAagagagttatttatttatttattcacttgaCTGCAAGTGGGTGTTGTATTTAGCGTCCGCTGGAGACGAAGAGCCGTCGTTGTCTTCACAGGAAGTCGCGGCGCTAGCTGAATGTACAGTATTATCACATCTTAGGGATTTACTGAACTCGAATGTCTCTTGGTTAAGGCAGAAGCCCGGTTTGCAGTATTGCCTTAACCTTCATTCAGAACTTGGGAGGGTTTTCAGGACggtgatctctctctcttttggacGGTTCACGCTGTGTCTAAAATAGTTTCCTCGTACCTGTGGACTGAATCctccatatttatatttttggactTGACATACTTGAAGGATGTGTATTGATCAGTTTAAATACAATATTCTCCAATGCAGTCCTGTAGGTTGTGCAATTAATTTCTTCTGTCCCTTACGAGAATGGAAAAGAGCTTTAGGAAATGTCTTGGTGCAGTAATTTGTGTCCAAAAATTTGTGTTAAAAAATGAATAGCTTAACATTTGAAATTGTAATGTAATGGTTGTCTGCTTCCAGGGaaagaaaatgtacatttgaaaaccttccatttatctttggaaatgttgtatgctttattttgtttcatattcGATTGGTTTTCATTCACTTTCATGCTTTTCGGAGGCGGGGAAGTTACTAGTTAAAGTTGTTTTTCAACAAAATTTGATGTGATTAAAATTATAGTGTTGAATAGACAATCAAACGTCGATTAATATTGGAAAAGGACATTTTATCATTCTAAATGTTTGTACATAGACGCTGTTCttgttttgttggtttttattttgtattttatgttgtaccTAACTGGCGAACCATTCCAGAAATAAAGTTCTGGAGATATTATAACAGTGTTGATGAGTTCATCCAAAAACTTGATTGAATTTGACTCCTCTGGATCTTTATTTGCCGTaacgattatttattttttatttctgtagtgtATGTCCGTTTAATTATGTAATCGAAGGAAAAAAGAGTTTAGGTTTAACTTCCTCTACTTAATGTTTTTTCACAAACATCTATCAAAAGTTGATTTTATGGCAAGAgtaacaacattttcatttttaaatagtcGTAAATGAACATCTCAGGAAAACTAGTTTTCAAAGCAGAACTATTTCATAActactagttcacccaaaaatgaaaatttgctgtggagaaatgtagcattgcatcagtgtctcaccaatggatgctctgcagtgaatgggtgccgtcagaatgagagtccaaacagctgataaaaacatcacaataatccacaccactccagtccaacagTTAATGACTGGTGAAGAACcagaagaaacaaatccatcattaaggctttttatttttatttattttttttaaacctc is a window from the Carassius auratus strain Wakin unplaced genomic scaffold, ASM336829v1 scaf_tig00217733, whole genome shotgun sequence genome containing:
- the LOC113102534 gene encoding mesoderm induction early response protein 3-like — translated: ACNFYFCLFFKVNTRTVAECVAFYYMWKKSERFDFFVQQNRFGKKKFSSYPGVTDLMDRLVDEAEGLVDGSASVCSSGSGRIEPPTEQQLNLLNSITASDLSALTSTVASVCNPADVSCLDSYSFSSLDGLHRGPLSHEEPLNYSSNRDGDCLNLMETGFYHSELGQISVCGEDCERPPAKRMKMGLSEPFLNDSRNMSVDFEGRTHHITSAKMAVSVSDFSEAGSYMGAHTLHQHTALQSE